CTGCCGCCACCAGATCCACCGCGCATTCGATCGTCGAAGCCTCGCCGCGCGCCAAGGCGTTCGCCGGCGGCCTCGTCATCCTCTATGCCGTGATCACCATCCTGCCGCTGCTGTGGATCGTCGCCACCGCGTTCAAGTCGCAGAGCGACGCCATCGCCTATCCGCCCAAGGTGATCTTCGAGCCGACGCTCGAGGGCTATGTGAACTTGTTCACGGTGCGGACGCGCCAGACGCCGGACTTCATCGCCAAGCTGCCGCCGCCGGAAACCTGGTACGACAAGCTGGTGCGCAAGCGGGACATGGTGATCGCCGGACCGTCCAAGGTCGTGCCGCGCTTCGTCAACTCGCTGATCATCGGCTTCGGCTCGACCTTCCTCGCGGTCTTCCTCGGCACGCTCGCGGCCTATGCGTTCTCCCGATTCCGCATTCCGCTGGCGGACGATCTGCTGTTCTTCATCCTCTCGACGCGCATGATGCCGCCGGTTGCGGTGGCGATCCCGATCTATCTGATGTACCGGCAGCTCAATCTGACCGACACGCGGCTCGGCATGATCCTGCTCTACACCGCGGTGAACGTCTCGCTCGCGGTCTGGCTGCTCAAGGGCTTCATCGACGAGATTCCGCGCGAGTATGAGGAGGCGGCGCTGGTCGACGGCTACACGCGGCTGCAGGCGCTGCGCAAGGTGGTGCTGCCGCAGGCGGTCACGGGAATTGCGGCGACCGCGATCTTCTGCCTGATCTTCTCCTGGAACGAGTACGCCTTCGCGGTGCTGCTGACCAGCGGCGAGGCGCAGACCATGCCGCCCTTCATCCCCTTCATCATCGGCGAGGGCGGGCAGGACTGGCCGGCGGTCGCCGCCGCGACCACGCTGTTCGTCGTCCCGATCGTCATGTTCACCGTGCTGTTGCGCAAGCATCTGCTGCGCGGCATCACCTTCGGAGCGGTGCGCAAATGAGCGGCTCAATGGTTGCCAAAAGTGGCGTAGCGCGCTGGTTCCGTCGCGGGCCGTGGGAGGCCGTCGCGATGACCCTGATCGGAGGCGGCATCATCATGCTGGTGCAGCCCTGGTCGATCGATCTCTACAGCTACTCCTTCGTGACGATCCTGGCCGGCACGGTCGGCTTCGTCATCGTCAGCCATTTTCCGGAATAGGGCCATGGCACAGATCCGCATCGAAAACCTGCGCAAGTCGTTCGATCAGTTCACTGCGGTGGAAGGCTCGACCTTCACGATCGACGACGGCACGTTCTTCGCGATGCTCGGGCCGTCCGGTTGCGGCAAGACCACCACCCTGCGCATGATCGCCGGCCTCGAGCTGCCGACCGAAGGCCGGATCCTGCTCGATGGCGAGGACGTCACGTTCCACCGTGCCGCCGCGCGCGATATCGCTTTCGTGTTCCAGTTGTTCGCGCTCTACCCGCACATGAATGTCGGGGAGAATATCGGTTTCCCCCTGAAATGCCAGGGCATGGCGAGGCGCGAGATCCGGGAGCGGGTGCAGGAGACCGCGCGGATGCTGCGGATCGAGCATCTGCTGTCGAGCAAGACCTCGAAACTGTCGGGCGGCGACCGCCAGCGCGTCGCGCTCGGACGCGCCATGGTGCGGCGGCCGAAGGCGTTCCTGATGGACGAGCCGCTCGGCGCGCTCGACGCCGAGTTTCGCCATCTGATGTGCGGCGAGCTGCGCGACCTGCACGACCGCATCAAGGCGACCACGGTCTATGTCACGCATGACCAGCTCGAGGCCATGTCGATGGCCGACCAGATCGCGGTCATGAACAAGGGACGCATCGAGCAGATCGGCACGCCGCAGGAGGTCTATGACCGGCCCGCGAGCATGTTCGTGGCCGACTTCATCGGCTCGCCGCCGATGAACTTCCTGCACTTCGAGGGCGGCCTGCGATCCGGCGATCGCGCGGTCAGCTTCCATGACACCAGGCTTGCGGTGCCGGAGATCCGCGAGGACCGCGCCAGCGCGCCGCTGGCGCTCGGCGTCCGTCCCGAGCATATCCGCTTCGCCGACGCGGGCGCCGTTCGCGGCGAGGTGTTCGGCGCGGAATATCTCGGCACCACCCAGATCGTCACCGTCGACACGGCCTACGGGCGGGTCGCGGCGCGGCTGCCGTCCAGCGCATCGGTGCGGATCGGGGAGACCATCGGTCTCGAATTCAATGCGGCGCGGCTGGCGCTGTTCGATATCGGTAGCGGCCGTGCGATCCGGACCGCGAGCGAGGAGGGCCCGCGCCATGGCTGACGTCACCCTGCGCAACGTCACCAAGCGCTTCGGCGCGGTCGAAGCGGTCCGCGACCTCTCGCTGACGGTGAACGACGGCGAGTTCCTGGTGCTGCTCGGACCGAGCGGCGCCGGCAAGACCACGACGCTGCGGCTGATCACCGGGCTGGAGAGCCCCGACACGGGCTCCGTCATGATCGACGGCCGCGACGTGACGCACGACCCGCCCGGCTCGCGGGATATCGCCTTCGTGTTCCAGCAATATTCGCTGTACCCGCATCTCACGGTCTACGACAATCTGGCGTTTCCGCTGCGCTCTCCGGCGCGGCGGGTTGCGGAGCCGATCATCCGCAAGCGCGTCGAGCAGACCGCGGAGCTGCTGCATATCGCGAGCAAGCTGAACAACCGCGCCACCCGGCTGTCCGGCGGCGAGATGCAGCGCGTCGCGATCGGCCGCGCTTTGGTGCGCGATCCCTCGATCTATTTGATGGACGAGCCGCTGTCCTCGCTCGACGCGAAACTCCGCGCGGAGCTGCGGCTCGAACTCAAGCGGATCCAGATCGAGCTGGGTGCGACCATCCTTTACGTCACCCACGATCAGGTCGAGGCGATGACGATGGCCTCGCGGATCGGCGTGATCAGGGACGGCCAGTTGCTTCAGCTCGGCACGCCGCGGGAGATCTACGAGAGTCCGTCCAGCAGCTATGTCGCCTCGCGGCTCGGCACGCCGCAGATCAACTTCCTGCCGGCGCGCCTGCTCGCCGATGTCGCGGTGCCGGCCGGAACCGAGACCGTCGGCATTCGCACCGAGCATCTTCAGCTCGCCATGCGCAATGGCGGGCAGATGGTCGGTCGCGTGCATCGGGTCGAGCACCTCGGCGAGCAGAATCATATTCATCTGGACTATAAGGGCGAGACGCTGGTGACACTGGCGGATCCGCATCAGCCGCTGCAGGCCGGCCAGGAGGTCGACTTGCATCTGGTGCATCCGCTGTGTTTCGACCGCGCGGGGCAGCGCATTGCCGCGGCGGTTCATTAGAGGGGCGAGAGGATCGAGGAGATGTCGGTGCAACCTGAGACATTCAAGTCGTTGGTTAAGGCGGCCGCAGAGCAGGTCATCGCCAGCGCGCCGGAGCTGACGAGCCTCGATCAGGCGATCGGCGATGGCGACCATGGGACCAACATGAAGCGTGGTTGCGAAGCCGTGCTCGGCAAGCTCGATGCGATCTCGGCGCAGCCGCTCGACGAAGCGCTGAAGATGATCGGCAAGACCCTGGTGATGACGGTCGGCGGTGCCTCCGGGCCGCTTTATGGCAGCTTCTTTCTTGCTGCGGGCGAGGCGCTGTCGCACGACAAGCACCTGCCCGACGATCTCGCCGAGGTGTTCGGCAGCGCCGTGAATGCGGTGAGCGCGCGCGGCCGCTCGCAGGTCGGCGAGAAGACGATGCTGGATGTGCTGGTTCCCGTGCTGGAGACGTTGAAGACGGCGGCCGGCCAGCCGGATCTGATTGCGCGGGTCCGCAGCACCGCGACCGAGGCGGTCGAGCGGACCGCGCCGATGCAGGCTACCAAGGGACGCGCCTCGTTCCTCGGCGCGCGCAGCGTCGGGCATGTCGATCCCGGCGCGCGGTCGAGCTGCGTGCTGGTGCAGGCGGTGTGCGCCGGCCTGGAGGCGCGCCCATGACCGATACCGTAGGGATCGTGATCGTCTCGCACTCCAGCGACATCGCCAAGGGAACCGCCGACATGGTGCGGCAGATGGTCGGCAGCGAGGTCAAGGTGGCGTTCTGCGGCGGCAATCCGGACGGCGGATTGGGCACCAGCGTGCCGCTGATCATCGACGCCATCAACGACGCCTGGTCGCCGAAGGGTGTTGCGGTGCTGGTCGATCTCGGCGGCGCCGAGACCAACAGCGAAATGGCGGTCGAGATGCTGGAGCCTGCGCGGCGCGATCTCGTTGTGGTCTGCAACGCGCCGATCGTCGAGGGCGCCGTGATGGCGGCGACCGAGGCGGCGGGCGGCAGCTCGCTGGCCCAGGTCAAGGCCGTGGCCGAGGAACTCTCTGCCGACTGAGATGTCGGCGATGCGATGAATGGATGATGAGCATGCTTGATAGAGCGGACGGACAGATCTTCACCGGCAATGTGCGGCTGGTGCATGCGGTGGGCATGCATGCGCGCCCGGCGGTCAAGCTGACCAAGCTTGCCAAGAAGTTCCAGGCGCAGATCTCGGTCCGGGTCGCCGGTGCGCCGGAATGGATCAATGCCAAGAGCGTGGCCAAGATCATGGCGATGCGCGCCGCGCACGGCAGCACGATCGAGATCAAGGCGTCGGGCAGCGATGCCGAGGCTGCCGTCGCCGCGCTGGTCGATCTGGTCGCCAGCGATTTTCCGGATGGAGCAGGCTAGCATGCAGGGCGGCGCTGCAGGACCGGCTTATCGCGGCAGGACCGCCTCGATCGGTTTTGCCCGTGGCCCGCTGGTCCGCGTCGATGCGGGCGCGGGCGGCGAGCGGGTGGCCGGCACGCTGGTCGAGGAGGCGCTCGCTCTGCGCAAGGCGATCGATCTTGCAAGCGGCCAGATCGCCGATCTTGCCGCCAGCGCCGGCGGCGAAGCCGCGCAGATCCTCGAATTCCAGGTCGCATTGCTCGAGGATGAGGATCTGATCGAGGCGATCTTCGCGTCGATCGGCGAGGGGCG
This Bradyrhizobium sp. CCBAU 53421 DNA region includes the following protein-coding sequences:
- a CDS encoding carbohydrate ABC transporter permease, with translation MTAAATRSTAHSIVEASPRAKAFAGGLVILYAVITILPLLWIVATAFKSQSDAIAYPPKVIFEPTLEGYVNLFTVRTRQTPDFIAKLPPPETWYDKLVRKRDMVIAGPSKVVPRFVNSLIIGFGSTFLAVFLGTLAAYAFSRFRIPLADDLLFFILSTRMMPPVAVAIPIYLMYRQLNLTDTRLGMILLYTAVNVSLAVWLLKGFIDEIPREYEEAALVDGYTRLQALRKVVLPQAVTGIAATAIFCLIFSWNEYAFAVLLTSGEAQTMPPFIPFIIGEGGQDWPAVAAATTLFVVPIVMFTVLLRKHLLRGITFGAVRK
- a CDS encoding ABC transporter ATP-binding protein — encoded protein: MAQIRIENLRKSFDQFTAVEGSTFTIDDGTFFAMLGPSGCGKTTTLRMIAGLELPTEGRILLDGEDVTFHRAAARDIAFVFQLFALYPHMNVGENIGFPLKCQGMARREIRERVQETARMLRIEHLLSSKTSKLSGGDRQRVALGRAMVRRPKAFLMDEPLGALDAEFRHLMCGELRDLHDRIKATTVYVTHDQLEAMSMADQIAVMNKGRIEQIGTPQEVYDRPASMFVADFIGSPPMNFLHFEGGLRSGDRAVSFHDTRLAVPEIREDRASAPLALGVRPEHIRFADAGAVRGEVFGAEYLGTTQIVTVDTAYGRVAARLPSSASVRIGETIGLEFNAARLALFDIGSGRAIRTASEEGPRHG
- a CDS encoding ABC transporter ATP-binding protein; translated protein: MADVTLRNVTKRFGAVEAVRDLSLTVNDGEFLVLLGPSGAGKTTTLRLITGLESPDTGSVMIDGRDVTHDPPGSRDIAFVFQQYSLYPHLTVYDNLAFPLRSPARRVAEPIIRKRVEQTAELLHIASKLNNRATRLSGGEMQRVAIGRALVRDPSIYLMDEPLSSLDAKLRAELRLELKRIQIELGATILYVTHDQVEAMTMASRIGVIRDGQLLQLGTPREIYESPSSSYVASRLGTPQINFLPARLLADVAVPAGTETVGIRTEHLQLAMRNGGQMVGRVHRVEHLGEQNHIHLDYKGETLVTLADPHQPLQAGQEVDLHLVHPLCFDRAGQRIAAAVH
- the dhaL gene encoding dihydroxyacetone kinase subunit DhaL; this translates as MSVQPETFKSLVKAAAEQVIASAPELTSLDQAIGDGDHGTNMKRGCEAVLGKLDAISAQPLDEALKMIGKTLVMTVGGASGPLYGSFFLAAGEALSHDKHLPDDLAEVFGSAVNAVSARGRSQVGEKTMLDVLVPVLETLKTAAGQPDLIARVRSTATEAVERTAPMQATKGRASFLGARSVGHVDPGARSSCVLVQAVCAGLEARP
- the dhaM gene encoding dihydroxyacetone kinase phosphoryl donor subunit DhaM, with protein sequence MTDTVGIVIVSHSSDIAKGTADMVRQMVGSEVKVAFCGGNPDGGLGTSVPLIIDAINDAWSPKGVAVLVDLGGAETNSEMAVEMLEPARRDLVVVCNAPIVEGAVMAATEAAGGSSLAQVKAVAEELSAD
- a CDS encoding HPr family phosphocarrier protein encodes the protein MLDRADGQIFTGNVRLVHAVGMHARPAVKLTKLAKKFQAQISVRVAGAPEWINAKSVAKIMAMRAAHGSTIEIKASGSDAEAAVAALVDLVASDFPDGAG